The DNA sequence gaattagagaggcatgagagaaaaattggtcaaaattgatttgaaaagaacacaggcaaggttgaaaacagagcagcaatggctggaatttctggaagcaattcggaaggcaaggatatacacatcacaaagaggaagtagtattctaaaggtaaggtgacaaaactgtggctgataagagaaaccaaagacaacataaaaaccaaagagatggcttagagcaaaaattactaggaagctagatgattgggaagcttttaagaacaaacagaatgcaactaaaataattgagaaggaaaagatggaataaatCGATGAGCTAGGCAGCAATATTAAAGGGGATAACAATTTTTTCTTCAGGTAATAGTGTAAACGAGAGGCTGAAGTGAATATCAAAcctctgaaaaatgatgctggagaggtagtaatggggtgggggtgtaaggtgatggcagatgaactgaataagtattgtgcATCACTCTTATCTGTCGAAGACACTtgcaggaatatggaagtcccaaATGTTAGTGGTCAGAATGTTTAAAGTTATGTTACCTGGGAGatggttcttgggaaacagatggtctgaaggtaaataggtcacctggaccaggtggtacTCCaaccagagatggctgaagagatatgaatgcattagcaatgatctttcgagaatcgttaaggaaattttcagaagttttctgatgactctgccatagctgGATGCATCAGCACcgcagatgaggctgagtacagggctacggtgggaaactttgtcacatggtgtgaacagaatcatctacagcttaaagtgaaaaagactaaggagctggtggtggacctgaggagagctaaggcaccggtgacccctgtttccattcaaggggtcagtatggacatggtggaggattgcaaatacctggggatatgaattgaaaataaactggactggtcaaagaacactgaggctgtctacaagaagggtcagagccgtctctatatcatgaggagactgaggtcctttaacatctgccgaacGATgccgaggatgttctacgagtctgtagtggccagtgctatcctgtttgctgttgtgtgctggggcagcaggctgagggtagcagacaccaacaaaattaacaaactcattcgtaaagccagttatgttgtggggatggaactgaactctctgatagtgctgtctgaaaggaggatgctgtccaagttgcatgccatcttggacaatgtctcccatccactccataatgtactggttaggcacaggagtacattcagccagagactcattccaccgagatgcaacactgagtttcataggaagtcattcctacctgtgcctatcaaactttacaacacctccctcggagtgtcagacaccctgagccaataggctggtgttggactaatttccacttggcataatttacttattattatttaaatatttatgattttatattgctatatttctacactattcttggttggtgcgactgtaacaaaaccaaatttccctcaggatcaataaagtatgtctgtctgtttgtcatTATATCCCAAGAAGTTTCTTCCTTCACTACTCTCCCTCTCtcagtttttgcccattcttcaaatttgtctgtcctgctgcagTCGCATTGCTTCCCTAGCACTAATAGcgcctccatctatctttgaatCATCCGCATACCTTgacacaaagccagcaattccattatccaaatcattgacaaataatttgAAAAGCAGCGGACAGACTACTGCCCCATgaagaccactagtcactgctagccaaccagaaaaggctcctttaatTCCCACTCGCTCCCTCTTGGCTGTTAGCCATTCCTcccatccatgccagtatatctactgatttttatcctgttaaacagtctcatgtgtgacaccttatcagatgccttctgaaaacccaagtaaattatatccactgcctctcggtTGTCCATCAtgcttatgacttcctcgaagaactctaacagatttgtcaggcaagatttccctgtacagaagctatgctggctttgacttattttatcattagtctccgagtaccccaaaacctcatctctaATAATAGACTCAAACACTTCCCCAGcatgaggtgaggctaactggactatgatttgctttcctctgccttcctcccttctcaaaTAGTCGATTgtcatttgcaatcttcctgtcctccgggaccatgccagaagcaAGTGATTCTTGACAGGTCATCATCCGAAAATCCAAGCAAAATACATCCACTGCttctgctttatctatcttgcctgttgcTTCCTCAAAGTATTGCAAGTGATTTGTCAGATACAATTTCCTTTAAAGGTAtcctgctgactttggcctacttcatcatgcgtccccaattacagtacccaaaaacACACACCCTTAATACACTCCAACATATtcctgaccactgaggtcagactaactgtcctataattttcttctgccctctctcacttcttaaagagtggagtgtggtttgcaactttccagtttgccagaaccgttccaaaatctagtgattcgtgatagatcattactcattACTTTAAGAGAAAacttagggggagcttcttcattcagagtcgTTGGAGAGTGTgcaacgagctgccagagcaagtggcagggacgatttcaacctttaagagaagtttgcctATGTCCATGGAtgaggagggctatggtccaggtggaagttGTTTGAATTCGGCAGATTAATGCTTTAGCACGGACAagatttttctgtgctgtagtattctatgactataatgccttcataatctcttcagctacctctttccgcACCCTGGTGTGTTCAccttcaggcttttcagcttcCAAAACACGTTCTCTCCTTTGTAAAAAAAGTGGGTGGCTTCAATCTGCAGGAGAattgggaaagtcagattggTGTGAGATCACAACAGAGGGAATGTATTGAATGCTTACgaaatggatttttagagcaactGATTGTTGAGCCTACTCGTGGAActactatcttagattgggtgttgtgcaataactcAGCTCTTATTAGGgaggttaatgtaaaggaaccatcaGAAGGCAGTGACCATACtgattgaattcctactgcaatctgtgagggagaagcataggtgatgcaccatcaataactcacgctgagacttaggaagcgagatatcgcctttattgactggaagaataaacaacactacatcctggggaaaatgagggagagcagcagcccaccgtcgcctttatacagcggtctatgggaggagccacaggagcagtcagacaggtatatctagttcaccacaataggtcacatgcatagtatcacaatggaatgaagggaattacagaggcatgagagaggtgattccccaggtggatttgagaaggatactggtggggatgacgtcAAAGCAGAAGtggctgacgtttctgggaatagttcataatgtaCAGAATAGGTCATAATGTCCCACAGTAGTAGTTCACAAATGGCGGGGCTaggctaccgtggctgacaaaggaagttatggACTTCAGGTAGCAATAGTGAGTAGGAAGTTAGATAATTGGGTAGCTTTGAAAATCCAACAACAGGCAACTGCAAAAAGCTATATGaaggagaaaggtgaaatatcaGAGCAAACTAGACAATAATATGCACCATTATAAAAATGCGCAAGGGAGGCGATAGTTTATTtcggacctctggaaaatgatgctcatgaggtagaaatggggaagagatggtggATGAACTcgataggtactttgcatctgtcttctctgtggaagacacagcagtgtgccagagatccgtgagtgtcagggagcaggagtgaatgtcattgttattacaaaggaaaacgtgcgaggcaaactcaggttcttaaagtggataagtcacctgaactagATGGAGCATATCCCAGAGTCCtatgtaacgttttagaaacaaaccagcagcaataCAGTTCACACCGGAGtccggttttgatgttaaaaccattatctttattagtaactacttataATATTGTAAGTTAAACAAATTaagcaaaagttaacagtgttatgcgtaTAAATATGGGTAAATATAACTCCTAAACTATCGAGCCTGGGGGATCAAGGCTTAGAGTCTGGAGATGGTAACGTAGGAAACTTCAGTAATCGGAGGAATAAATGATCAGAGAGAGATACTTGTAGTCCAGGGTAattgtagagagaaggcaattatgtcgaattccacaggtaaaCGCAAACCGTCGTCCAAGATCTTGTCCGTTGAATCGATTCAAAATCCAGTTCGATATATCAGACGAATGTCGTCTTCAAGTGAGTACCACATAACATATCCAGGTAAGGGTTGACTTCAAGTGGTCCCACATTACAttcctaaatctactcctttggattatacgaagtgacagacaCACATTCTGGAGCAAACCTTGCCCTGGCAGTTCTTAAATAAAAGTCTTAGACTACGAGAGTGGCTGTTCTGTCTCCCTCGTTccgactctgtgtgtgtgtgtgtgtgtgtgtgtgtgtgtgtgtgtgtgtgtgtgtgtgtgtgtgtgtgtgtgtgtgtgtgtgtgtgtgtgtgagtgtgtgtgtgtgtgtgtgtgtgtgtgtgtgatatctatctatatatatcgCTCTCTCTAAATCtctatctcgctctctctctgagCTGAGAAAGCTGCCGGCTGACGTCACTGttagtcccgcctcactcaggaactttcttaaagtgacagtccacagcaaacgaaaccgaGGGATTCGTAACACCtgagagaggctgctgaagagataacagatgcaatgGTCATGACCTGTCAAAAATCACTTGACAAGGGGTCCCTTGCAGAAATACACATCAATGTGGtcaacaaaaggaaagaaaaatcgaAAGTACATGAAATACAAACAATAAGGCAgtaatttctacactattcttggttggtgtgactgtaacgaaacccgatttccctcgggatcaataaagtatgtctgtctgtctgtgtagaaaatgccaagagaaatcagacacaatccaacacatttcaGGACCctacagcagtttaactcaatctgattacttacaaaggTACAATCAGTGGCAAATATGATTCACCAAAACCTTGCTTCAAAATACAAACGCATGAATGCCCTCCATCACTTCATCGAGGCACCGTAAGTTCAAGCCTGATCCACGTTTAgagtcaaaatcttacaaattatatgataatcaatacattatatcagataggacaatctataataaccatctggatataatattacaggataaacaagcaggaacaactccctcaatAGACAAAACCATTCCCAGCACACACACGTTCCTCGGCCagtgcagcacctcacaacaggcattgtttgtgtcatcagtcagataACTGAATTATCTTCTCTGTcatcttccaaatgttgctaatctgtcattcgttgccacaccctgttgctgattcccttctcctcatcatacgttcttactCCGACCATCGTTCAGCACCTCAAACAATGCCCTGTGAGGacccgcctctggtttctgaccctgctccgtTGAACACCCAActaatggtttcccattctgctttcagtgttTAGAGGACAGTGGCGTTTtctaacaaccctttagaagcagagaaaatgacccataatgtggaaatgagcccTGAATAGGGTTAACAACCAATgccattcttcctcagcccagagatttgaggggcgaagaacatctcagacagaactgcagtcagttcgacttcttcagtctgcagaaaattcaagggaaacctcttcacccacagagtgagtggagagtgagggagatgaGAATGGAGTGAATGGAGAGTGAGAGATGAACAACAGGGGAAGATGTAAAAGGACTGTTGCAAACAGTATCATTGGCAGGGTCCAGCCAGCATGAGTtaactctctactgtacactaggtgcgttataaattcactaaataccggagagtttaaaatagaactgatttatttgtcacagatccagtcccattaaaggtgaatatgcagcagaaggaACTCCtaccatgcccagtgaccagggtgcagaactgggtgtggtgagcagcagcaataattgcagagttcagcaccgacagtcactcgcgaaattgcattcagcaacggtgatggacaaatatccagcatgcagctcattgaaactttctccccagtgtgaacccaccagTGTGCCACAAGTGTAACATGcggcaatgtttcactgctaatgtaatggcctctctgtaatgtttcactgctgaggtaatggtttctctgtagcagagaTAAAAGGGTTTTGGAGTGCGATGCTATCCAATGAGAGTAATGTTCTTTcattgagtctggaagagagattttcacggtcGCTTGCCGGGACAGATGAGAAGACACAAATGGAGAAAATGGGCCCttattttttctttactaaccctatagtgaaAGTAAGAATTATAGAGCCCAGTTCTTTAATGACATATtgtgtattgtttgttatttcggggtactgatctgTAACAAGGGACagatcgcgcagcatccacccaaacgagatttcttaagtttggccgtgctgggggggggggggggtggcgtgaacaccccctatattaagctgccaggcgaagtgagagttacataaggttagatgactgagtgaatccctttccacattcacagcaggagaaaggactctacccagtgtgaactcgctggtgtctctgtagttgagatgacgaagcgaatcccttcccacagtctaagcaggtgtacggtctctccccagtgtgaactgaccggtgcgcttgcaggtgggatgactgagtgaatcctttcccacactctgagcaggtgaatggcttctccccagtgtgaactcgatgatgttccttcagttgagatgacgaagtgaatcccttcccacagtccgtgcaggtgaatggtctctccccagtgtgaactcgctggtgttctattagggtggatgactgaatgaatcccttcccacagtcagagcaggtgaacggcctctctccagtgtgaactcgctgatgtaccttcagtttatatgaccgagtgaatcccttcccacacactgagcaggtgaatggcctctcccctgtgtgaactgactggtgtgcttgtaggttggatgactgactgaatcctttcccacactctgagcaggtgaatggcctctccccagagtgaactcgctgatgtaccttcagttgagatgatgaagtgaatcccttcccacagtccgagcaggtgaacagccactccctgttgtgaactcgctggtgagcaattaaggtggatgactgagtgaatcccttcccacagtctgagcaagtgaatggcctctctccagtgtgaactcgctgatgtaccttcacttgagatgaccgagcgaatcccttcccacagtctgagcaggtgaatggcctctctccagtgtgaactctctgatgtatcttcagtttagatgactgagtgaatcccttcccacagtctgagcaggtaaacggtcTCTCTCTCGTGTGAACAGACTGGTGTACCTTCagattagatgagcaagtgaatcccatcccacagtttgagcaggtgaatggcctctctccagtgtgaaatctctgatgtaccttcagtttagttgacagagtgaatcccttcccacagtctgagcagatgaatggtctctccccagtgtggactcgttgatgtaccttcagttgagatgagcaaCTGAAttttttcccacagtctgagcaggtaaacggcctctctccagtgtgaactctttgatgtaccttcagctgagatgagcaagtgaatcccttcccacagtctgagcaggtaaacggcctctctccagtgtgaactcgctgatgtaccttaagtTTAGATgctttagtgaatcccttcccacagtctgagcaggtgaatggccgctccctggtgtgaattagctggtgagccattaggtcagatgaccaagtgaatccttcCCTATaacttcagcagatgaccagcctctgcccagtgtgaactgactggtgtgtccacaggtgggaagactgtctgaatcccttctcacgcacaggacaggtgaatggacttgtccgagtgtgaacttgctgatgcaccttcagttgTGATGACCAAGTGactccattcccactgtctgagctgATGAATGAGTTCCCCCCTGTGTAAGATGATGGGCATGCCAGTCAGTCAGATGATTGagcaaatccctccccacagtctgagcaggaaagatgatcgagtgaatcccttgctccacttcttaaatatctggacagagacaacaaaactggtgtgttgtgttcgagattcccgtagacaagttccttgtcatttttaacctgtaaaaaaatttacaaatccatcaatgggtgtagggcATCATTTCAGTGAGAACACTTGGGTTATCAAGGTGTCATCTGGCATTACGCTGTTacaatgaagttcaacccaagctGGAGACAGAAATCATCTTCTATCTGGGCAcagagctggtatctggaatgaccctcaaattctctgatgctcttcctgtctctataagaacggggcatttctgccatttacaatctgtgacctggctcagtttgactgtctccattccctgttcccactgagctgcatggattCCTGGCCCCACAGtcactgaaacactctcacacaaatagccggcagtgcattccacacacccaccactctctgtgtaaaaagcttacctctgacattcccctcggAATCTATTtcaaaacaccttaaaactatggtcCCTCGCATTagtcatttcagccttgggaataAAACTCTGgatatccacataatcaatgcccttcatcatcttatacatttaAAAAAAGGCTCTGAATATAATCTAATTATAAGGAAAGTATACATTGTtttgaggatttgttggaagtatacaaaattacgagggtatagatagagtaaatgcaagcagctttttccactgaggttgggtgcgatgacaaccagaggatcatgggtaagtgggaaaggtgaaaatttaacagaAACATGTGGAAaaactctttactgaaatggatgtgagactgtggaatgagatgtcagcacaagaggtgaatatgagctcggtttcaccatttaaaagaagtttggagggAAGCCTAGatggtagggttatggagggcgatggtcccagtgcaggtagttgcattagacagcttaaatgttttttcagcattgactagatgggccaaatagcctgtttccatattaaacttctccatgtttctatgtcagagaagctggccaaacttgtttggaagggaaaggtaggagtgacaacagagcagcaatgaccggagtttctgggagcaattcgggagctgagtgattcaTACATCCCAATGAAATGGAAGCATTGGACAGGCAGGAGGACAAAACCATAGCTAaactgagaagccaaagccaacataaaagccaaagagagggcaaaatatagaagaaaaactatttggaagcttttagaaaccaata is a window from the Hemitrygon akajei unplaced genomic scaffold, sHemAka1.3 Scf000135, whole genome shotgun sequence genome containing:
- the LOC140723777 gene encoding uncharacterized protein, producing MAHQLIHTRERPFTCSDCGKGFTKASKLKVHQRVHTGERPFTCSDCGKGFTCSSQLKVHQRVHTGERPFTCSDCGKKFSCSSQLKVHQRVHTGERPFICSDCGKGFTLSTKLKVHQRFHTGERPFTCSNCGMGFTCSSNLKVHQSVHTRERPFTCSDCGKGFTQSSKLKIHQRVHTGERPFTCSDCGKGFARSSQVKVHQRVHTGERPFTCSDCGKGFTQSSTLIAHQRVHNREWLFTCSDCGKGFTSSSQLKVHQRVHSGERPFTCSECGKGFSQSSNLQAHQSVHTGERPFTCSVCGKGFTRSYKLKVHQRVHTGERPFTCSDCGKGFIQSSTLIEHQRVHTGERPFTCTDCGKGFTSSSQLKEHHRVHTGEKPFTCSECGKGFTQSSHLQAHRSVHTGERPYTCLDCGKGFASSSQLQRHQRVHTG